The Desulfuromonas versatilis genome has a segment encoding these proteins:
- a CDS encoding SLBB domain-containing protein yields the protein MKRWMLMAVLLALFSLNPPAWAVDTNYQVGDGDVLKVTVYDNPDLDATVRVNSDGTIHFPLLGQVKVGGLSVAQVSDQLARKLADGYIVNPQVSVFVEEFRSKRAIIIGQVRTPGLYELSGPTSLLELVSKAGGLTPEAGDKATIKRKSGPGGDQEQLITVNLKDLLERGLATLDAPIMDGDNVFVAKAEVFYVTGEVGRPNSYRLEEGTTVIKAITMAGGFSPIASKSRVRIIRKVRGSEQILKNVSMDVPVLPEDVIVVPESFF from the coding sequence ATGAAGCGATGGATGCTGATGGCAGTTCTCCTGGCGCTCTTCAGCCTGAATCCCCCAGCCTGGGCGGTGGATACCAACTACCAGGTGGGCGACGGCGACGTGCTCAAGGTGACCGTCTACGACAACCCGGACCTGGACGCCACTGTCCGGGTCAACAGTGACGGGACAATCCATTTTCCGCTGCTCGGCCAGGTCAAGGTCGGTGGCTTGAGCGTGGCCCAGGTCTCCGACCAGCTTGCCAGAAAACTGGCTGACGGGTACATCGTCAACCCGCAGGTCAGCGTTTTTGTCGAAGAGTTTCGCAGCAAGAGAGCGATTATCATCGGCCAGGTGAGGACGCCGGGCCTTTACGAGCTGAGCGGGCCGACCTCCCTTTTGGAGTTGGTCTCCAAGGCCGGGGGGCTCACCCCCGAGGCCGGCGACAAGGCCACTATCAAACGCAAGTCCGGTCCCGGCGGCGACCAGGAGCAGCTGATCACCGTGAATCTCAAGGACCTGCTGGAAAGAGGGCTGGCGACACTGGATGCGCCGATCATGGACGGGGACAACGTGTTTGTCGCCAAGGCCGAAGTCTTTTACGTGACCGGAGAGGTGGGCCGACCCAATTCGTATCGCCTGGAGGAGGGGACGACGGTCATCAAGGCCATCACCATGGCCGGGGGGTTTTCCCCCATCGCCTCCAAGAGCCGCGTACGGATCATCCGCAAGGTCAGGGGGAGTGAACAGATCCTCAAGAACGTCTCCAT